A window from Agelaius phoeniceus isolate bAgePho1 chromosome 13, bAgePho1.hap1, whole genome shotgun sequence encodes these proteins:
- the ISL2 gene encoding insulin gene enhancer protein ISL-2 yields the protein MVDILLPRPLPGAMGEPSKRRPGLALCAGCGGRIQDPFLLRVSPDLEWHVACLKCAECGQPLDETCTCFLRDGKAYCKRDYSRLFGIKCAQCRAAFSSSDLVMRARDHVYHLECFRCAACGRQLLPGDQFCLRERDLLCRADHGPPPDGAAARGPRSPALPPAAAAHLAEPVPGRPPAPRPPAHKAAEKTTRVRTVLNEKQLHTLRTCYAANPRPDALMKEQLVEMTGLSPRVIRVWFQNKRCKDKKKSILMKQLQQQQHSDKTSLQGLTGTPLVAGSPIRHESAVQGTAVEVQTYQPPWKALSEFALQSDLEQPAAFQQLVSFSESGSLGTSSGSDVTSLSSQLPDTPNSMVPSPAET from the exons ATGGTGGACATCCTCCTCCCGCGGCCGCTCCCGGGCGCCATGGGGGAGCCCTCCAAGA GGCGGCCGGGGCTGGCCCTGTGCGCGGGCTGCGGGGGCCGCATCCAGGACCCCTTCCTGCTGCGGGTGTCGCCGGACCTGGAGTGGCACGTCGCCTGCCTCAAGTGCGCCGAGTGCGGGCAGCCCCTCGATGAGACCTGCACATGCTTCCTGCGCGACGGCAAGGCCTACTGCAAACGGGATTACAGCAG GCTCTTCGGCATCAAGTGCGCCCAGTGCCGGGCGGCGTTCAGCAGCAGCGACCTGGTGATGCGCGCCCGCGACCACGTCTACCACCTGGAGTGCTTCCGCTGCGCCGCCTGCGGCCGCCAGCTCCTGCCCGGCGACCAGTTCTGCCTGCGGGAGCGCGACCTGCTCTGCCGCGCCGACCACGGGCCGCCCCCCGAcggcgccgccgcccgcggACCGCGCAGCCCCGCGCTgccgccggccgccgccgcgcACCTCGCAG AGCCGGTGCCCGGGcggccgcccgccccgcggccgccgGCGCACAAGGCGGCGGAGAAGACCACCCGCGTGCGGACGGTGCTGAACGAGAAGCAGCTGCACACGCTGCGGACCTGCTACGCCGCCAACCCGCGCCCCGACGCCCTGATGAAGGAGCAGCTCGTGGAAATGACGGGGCTCAGTCCCCGCGTCATCCGCGTCTGGTTCCAGAACAAGCGCTGCAAGGACAAGAAAAAGTCCATTCTCAtgaagcagctccagcagcagcagcacagcgaCAAGACG AGCCTGCAGGGCCTCACCGGGACTCCGCTCGTGGCCGGCAGCCCCATCCGCCACGAGAGCGCCGTGCAGGGCACCGCCGTGGAGGTCCAGACCTACCAGCCGCCCTGGAAGGCGCTCAGCGAGTTCGCCCTGCAGAGCGACCTGGAGCAGCCCGCCGCCTTCCAGCAGCTG GTCTCCTTCTCCGAGTCCGGCTCCTTGGGCACCTCCTCCGGCAGCGACGTGACCTCGCTGTCCTCCCAGCTCCCCGACACCCCCAACAGCATGGTACCCAGCCCGGCCGAGACGTGA